In Kitasatospora gansuensis, a genomic segment contains:
- a CDS encoding sigma-70 family RNA polymerase sigma factor: MIDDASGVDVFESLRRYLGSVAYRLLGSVADAEDVLQEAWLRWRSTDRSKVEEPRAFLTTVVTRLCYDQLGSARVRREAYYGEWLPEPLVSEEDTPAHLAELGEEVSMALLAVLEQLTPAERTAFVLHDVFSIGFEEIAGSLDRTPDATRQLASRARRRVKTGGRRGAVDQVAHRQVVSAFATAATEGDLQGLVALLDPDVVWHSDGGGIVSAGVRPILGADKVSRLVAGLYAKFLGPANVTGSPVLVNGEPGLAWHDAEGRVLGVIAFAVEDGRITAAYTVVNPEKLTHVTQLTVTS; this comes from the coding sequence GTGATTGACGACGCATCAGGGGTGGATGTCTTCGAGTCGTTGCGGCGCTACCTGGGTTCGGTGGCGTACCGGCTGCTCGGGTCGGTGGCCGACGCCGAGGACGTACTGCAGGAGGCGTGGCTGCGCTGGCGGTCCACCGACCGGAGCAAGGTGGAGGAGCCGCGCGCCTTCCTGACCACCGTGGTGACCCGGCTCTGCTACGACCAGCTGGGCTCGGCCCGGGTGCGCCGCGAGGCGTACTACGGCGAGTGGCTGCCCGAACCGCTGGTCTCCGAGGAGGACACCCCCGCCCACCTGGCCGAGCTCGGCGAGGAGGTGTCGATGGCGCTGCTCGCGGTACTGGAGCAGCTCACCCCGGCCGAGCGGACCGCCTTCGTGCTGCACGACGTGTTCTCGATCGGCTTCGAGGAGATCGCCGGCTCGCTGGACCGCACCCCGGACGCCACCCGCCAGCTGGCCTCGCGTGCCCGGCGCCGGGTGAAGACCGGCGGCCGGCGCGGCGCGGTCGACCAGGTGGCGCACCGCCAGGTGGTCTCCGCCTTCGCGACGGCGGCCACCGAGGGCGACCTCCAGGGGCTGGTCGCCCTGCTCGACCCGGACGTGGTCTGGCACTCGGACGGCGGCGGCATCGTCTCGGCCGGCGTCCGCCCGATCCTCGGCGCGGACAAGGTCTCCCGTCTGGTGGCCGGGCTCTACGCCAAGTTCCTCGGCCCGGCGAACGTCACCGGCAGCCCCGTCCTGGTGAACGGCGAACCGGGCCTGGCCTGGCACGACGCCGAGGGCCGGGTGCTGGGCGTGATCGCCTTCGCGGTCGAGGACGGCCGGATCACGGCCGCGTACACGGTGGTCAATCCGGAGAAGCTGACCCATGTGACCCAGCTCACTGTCACATCCTGA
- a CDS encoding MarR family winged helix-turn-helix transcriptional regulator codes for MSQSPPPPDAVDAIAAQWNTVRPDLSTDSMEVFGRIFRISRTVTDQLGQAHAAFGIGTGEFDVIGTLRRSGAPYTLSPRELTATLMLTTGGMTGRLDKLERAGLVTRSPDPNDRRGLRITLTPEGLDLADRMIGSNIGVYDGVLATLTPEEAATLNALLRRLLASAGS; via the coding sequence ATGAGCCAGAGCCCTCCGCCCCCGGACGCAGTGGACGCGATCGCCGCGCAGTGGAACACGGTCCGCCCCGACCTCTCCACCGACTCGATGGAGGTGTTCGGCCGGATATTCCGGATCTCCCGCACCGTGACCGACCAGCTCGGCCAGGCCCACGCCGCGTTCGGCATCGGCACCGGCGAGTTCGACGTGATCGGCACGCTGCGCCGCTCCGGCGCCCCGTACACGCTCTCCCCGCGCGAGCTGACCGCCACCCTGATGCTCACCACCGGCGGCATGACCGGCCGGCTGGACAAGCTGGAGCGGGCCGGCCTGGTCACCCGCTCCCCCGACCCGAACGACCGCCGGGGCCTGCGGATCACCCTCACCCCGGAGGGGCTCGACCTGGCGGACCGGATGATCGGCTCCAACATCGGCGTCTACGACGGGGTGCTGGCCACCCTGACCCCCGAGGAGGCGGCCACCCTGAACGCCCTGCTCCGCCGCCTGCTGGCGTCGGCCGGGAGCTGA